The Enterobacter kobei genome has a segment encoding these proteins:
- a CDS encoding glycerate kinase, with the protein MKIVIAPDSYKESLSALEVATAIERGFREIFPEAVYVKLPVADGGEGTVEAMIAATQGRRVHVPVTGPLGERVEGFYGISGDEQSAFIEMAAASGLELVAPSQRDPLKTTSWGTGELIRHALDAGVKHIIIGIGGSATNDGGAGMMQALGAKLLDASEQPLGQGGGELGKLARIDLRGLDTRLAECRIEVACDVTNPLVGKDGASAVFGPQKGATPEMIITLDNALAHYARIIARDLDMDVLNLAGGGAAGGMGAALYAFCGAQLRQGIEIVTDALHLADQVADADLVITGEGRIDSQTIHGKVPVGVAKVAKRFNKPVIGIAGSLTADVGVVHDHGIDAVFSVIYTICSLEDALENASANVQMTARNIAAVLKVGQGM; encoded by the coding sequence ATGAAAATTGTTATCGCACCGGACTCGTATAAGGAAAGTTTGAGTGCGCTTGAGGTTGCGACAGCGATAGAGCGCGGTTTTCGCGAGATCTTTCCCGAGGCGGTTTACGTCAAACTGCCGGTCGCGGATGGGGGAGAAGGCACCGTTGAGGCGATGATCGCGGCAACGCAGGGGCGAAGGGTACATGTCCCGGTGACCGGTCCCCTCGGCGAGCGGGTGGAAGGATTTTACGGGATTTCGGGTGACGAACAGAGCGCCTTTATTGAAATGGCGGCGGCAAGCGGTCTGGAACTGGTTGCGCCTTCGCAGCGCGATCCCCTGAAAACGACCTCCTGGGGCACAGGTGAACTTATCCGTCACGCGCTGGATGCGGGCGTTAAGCATATCATCATCGGTATCGGCGGCAGCGCCACCAATGACGGCGGGGCCGGGATGATGCAGGCGCTGGGTGCGAAGCTGCTCGACGCCAGTGAACAGCCGCTGGGGCAGGGCGGAGGCGAGCTGGGAAAACTCGCGCGTATCGACCTGAGGGGCCTGGACACGCGTCTGGCCGAGTGTCGGATTGAGGTCGCCTGCGACGTGACCAATCCTCTGGTTGGAAAGGATGGCGCGTCAGCCGTGTTTGGCCCGCAAAAGGGGGCCACGCCTGAGATGATCATCACCCTGGACAATGCGCTTGCTCATTATGCGCGGATTATTGCCCGGGATCTGGATATGGATGTGCTAAACCTTGCTGGCGGTGGTGCGGCGGGGGGCATGGGCGCGGCGCTGTACGCTTTTTGCGGCGCACAGTTGCGCCAGGGCATTGAGATTGTAACCGATGCGCTGCACCTGGCCGACCAGGTGGCCGATGCAGATTTGGTTATCACCGGCGAAGGCCGCATCGACAGCCAGACGATCCACGGCAAAGTCCCGGTGGGGGTAGCGAAGGTCGCGAAACGCTTTAACAAACCCGTTATCGGGATTGCGGGCAGTCTGACGGCGGATGTTGGCGTGGTTCACGATCACGGCATTGATGCGGTGTTTAGCGTGATTTACACCATCTGCTCGCTGGAAGATGCGCTGGAAAATGCCAGCGCGAATGTACAGATGACCGCCAGAAATATCGCGGCGGTGCTGAAAGTGGGGCAGGGAATGTAG
- the gudD gene encoding glucarate dehydratase: MSTFTTPVVTSMQIIPVAGHDSMLMNLSGAHAPFFTRNIVIIKDNAGHTGVGEIPGGEKIRKTLEDAIPLVVDKTLGEYKNVLNTVRNTFADRDAGGRGLQTFDLRTTIHVVTGIEAAMLDLLGQHLGVNVASLLGEGQQRSEVEMLGYLFFVGNRTLTPLPYQSQTKEACDWYRLRHEEAMTPDAVVRLAEAAYEKYGFNDFKLKGGVLAGEEEAEAISALAKRFPQARVTLDPNGAWSLDEAIKIGKQLKGVLAYAEDPCGAEQGFSGREVMAEFRRATGLPTATNMIATDWRQMGHTLSLQSVDIPLADPHFWTMQGSVRVAQMCHEFGLTWGSHSNNHFDVSLAMFTHVAAAAPGTITAIDTHWIWQEGNQRLTKAPFEIKGGMVQVPSTPGLGIELDMDQVMKAHELYQKHGLGARDDAMAMQYLIPDWTFDNKRPCMVR; this comes from the coding sequence ATGAGTACTTTTACGACCCCTGTCGTCACTTCCATGCAAATCATTCCGGTCGCGGGTCATGACAGCATGCTGATGAACCTGAGCGGGGCACATGCACCGTTCTTTACCCGCAATATTGTCATTATCAAAGACAATGCCGGCCATACTGGTGTGGGTGAAATTCCGGGCGGGGAGAAGATCCGTAAAACGCTGGAGGATGCCATTCCGCTGGTGGTGGACAAAACGCTGGGTGAGTACAAAAATGTCCTCAACACCGTGCGCAACACCTTTGCCGACCGCGATGCGGGTGGCAGGGGGCTGCAAACCTTCGATCTGCGAACCACCATCCACGTGGTGACTGGGATTGAAGCCGCAATGCTGGATTTGCTGGGCCAGCACCTGGGCGTTAACGTTGCCTCGCTGCTGGGTGAGGGGCAGCAGCGTTCAGAAGTAGAAATGCTTGGCTATCTGTTCTTTGTCGGCAATCGCACACTGACGCCGCTGCCGTACCAAAGCCAGACGAAGGAAGCATGCGACTGGTACCGGCTGCGCCATGAAGAGGCGATGACCCCGGATGCGGTGGTGAGGCTGGCGGAAGCGGCATACGAAAAATATGGCTTCAATGATTTCAAACTGAAAGGCGGCGTGCTGGCGGGTGAAGAAGAGGCAGAGGCCATTTCCGCGCTGGCAAAACGCTTCCCACAGGCGCGCGTGACGCTTGATCCAAACGGTGCATGGTCGCTTGATGAAGCGATCAAAATAGGTAAACAGCTCAAAGGTGTGCTGGCGTATGCCGAGGATCCCTGCGGGGCCGAGCAAGGTTTCTCGGGCCGCGAAGTGATGGCGGAATTCCGTCGCGCCACCGGGCTGCCGACCGCGACCAATATGATTGCCACCGACTGGCGTCAGATGGGGCATACCCTGTCATTACAATCCGTTGATATTCCGCTGGCTGACCCGCACTTCTGGACGATGCAGGGCTCGGTCCGCGTGGCGCAGATGTGCCATGAGTTTGGCCTGACCTGGGGATCGCATTCTAATAACCACTTCGACGTGTCGCTGGCAATGTTCACCCACGTTGCCGCCGCCGCACCGGGCACCATTACCGCTATCGACACCCACTGGATCTGGCAGGAGGGGAATCAGCGTCTGACCAAAGCGCCGTTTGAGATAAAAGGTGGCATGGTGCAGGTGCCTTCAACGCCGGGATTGGGCATTGAGCTCGATATGGACCAGGTGATGAAAGCGCACGAGCTTTATCAGAAACACGGTCTGGGCGCGCGGGACGACGCGATGGCGATGCAGTATCTGATCCCCGACTGGACATTCGACAATAAACGTCCGTGCATGGTACGATAA
- a CDS encoding enolase C-terminal domain-like protein, producing MTTQSSPIVTEMNVIPVAGQDSMLLNIGGAHNAWFTRNIVVLTDSAGNTGVGEAPGGEVIYQTLVDAIPQVVGQEVARLNKVVQRVHKGNQSADFDTFGKGAWTFELRVNAVAALEAALLDLLGKALNVPVCELLGPGKQRDAVTVLGYLFYVGDRTKTDLPYLAQSPGNHDWYKLRHQQALTRDAVVRLAEAAQDRYGFKDFKLKGGVLPGEQEIETARALKKRFPEARITVDPNGAWLLEEAISLCKGLGDVLTYAEDPCGAEQGFSGREVMAEFRRATGLPVATNMIATNWREMGHAVMLNAVDIPLADPHFWTLSGAVRVAQLCDDWGLTWGCHSNNHFDISLAMFTHVGAAAPGNPTAIDTHWIWQEGEARLTKNPLEIKNGKIAVPDSPGLGVELDWDRVHKAHEAYKKLPGGARNDAGPMQYLIPGWTFDRKRPVFGRH from the coding sequence ATGACAACGCAATCAAGCCCCATCGTGACTGAAATGAACGTTATTCCCGTGGCCGGGCAGGACAGCATGCTGCTCAATATTGGCGGCGCGCACAATGCGTGGTTTACCCGCAATATCGTGGTGTTGACTGATAGCGCAGGAAATACTGGCGTGGGTGAGGCACCTGGTGGGGAGGTGATCTACCAGACCCTGGTCGATGCCATTCCGCAGGTGGTGGGCCAGGAGGTTGCCCGCCTGAACAAGGTGGTTCAACGGGTGCATAAGGGCAATCAGTCGGCAGATTTTGATACCTTCGGTAAAGGAGCCTGGACGTTTGAGCTGCGCGTCAACGCGGTGGCCGCGCTGGAGGCCGCCCTGCTTGATTTACTGGGTAAGGCGCTGAATGTCCCGGTCTGCGAGCTGCTGGGGCCGGGCAAACAGCGTGATGCCGTCACCGTGCTGGGCTATCTGTTCTACGTGGGCGATCGCACGAAAACCGATCTCCCCTATCTGGCGCAATCACCGGGTAACCACGACTGGTATAAGCTGCGCCACCAGCAAGCCCTTACCCGCGACGCGGTGGTCCGCCTGGCCGAGGCGGCTCAGGATCGCTACGGCTTCAAAGATTTCAAGCTCAAGGGTGGCGTGCTGCCCGGTGAGCAGGAGATTGAAACCGCCCGGGCGTTGAAAAAACGTTTCCCGGAGGCGCGTATCACCGTTGACCCTAACGGCGCCTGGCTGCTGGAGGAAGCCATCAGCCTGTGCAAAGGTCTGGGAGACGTGCTGACCTACGCAGAAGACCCGTGTGGCGCGGAGCAGGGCTTCTCTGGCCGTGAAGTCATGGCCGAATTCCGCCGTGCCACCGGCTTACCGGTCGCCACCAATATGATTGCCACTAACTGGCGCGAAATGGGGCATGCGGTGATGCTGAACGCTGTCGATATTCCGCTGGCGGACCCGCACTTCTGGACTCTCTCCGGCGCGGTGCGTGTGGCGCAGCTGTGCGATGACTGGGGACTGACCTGGGGCTGCCACTCCAACAATCACTTCGACATTTCGCTGGCGATGTTCACCCACGTTGGCGCCGCGGCACCGGGAAATCCGACCGCTATCGACACCCACTGGATTTGGCAGGAAGGCGAAGCCCGCCTGACGAAAAATCCGCTGGAAATCAAAAATGGCAAGATTGCCGTTCCCGATTCGCCGGGCCTGGGCGTGGAACTTGACTGGGACCGTGTCCACAAAGCCCATGAGGCGTATAAAAAGCTACCGGGCGGTGCGCGTAATGACGCAGGCCCGATGCAATACCTTATTCCCGGCTGGACATTTGACCGTAAGCGCCCTGTTTTTGGACGTCACTGA
- a CDS encoding MFS transporter gives MSTLSHAASSAEKRTNARYWIVVMLFIVTSFNYGDRATLSIAGSEMAKDIGLDPVGMGYVFSAFSWAYVIGQIPGGWLLDRFGSKRVYFWSIFIWSAFTLLQGFVDVFNGFGIIVALFTLRFLVGLAEAPSFPGNSRIVAAWFPAQERGTAVAIFNSAQYFATVIFAPIMGWLTHEVGWSHVFFFMGGLGIIISFVWLKVIHEPNQHPGVNKKELEYIAEGGALINMDQKSGKVKVPFSQKWAQIKQLVGTRMMIGIYLGQYCINALTYFFITWFPVYLVQARGMSILKAGFVASIPAICGFIGGVLGGVISDWLMRRTGSLNIARKTPIVLGMLLSMTMVFCNYVSAEWMVIGFMAMAFFGKGIGALGWAVMADTAPKEISGLSGGLFNMFGNISGIVTPIAIGYIVGTTRSFNGALIYVGVHALVAVLSYLVLVGDIKRIELKPVVERG, from the coding sequence ATGAGTACATTAAGCCACGCAGCGAGCAGCGCTGAGAAGCGCACTAATGCCCGCTACTGGATAGTGGTGATGCTGTTTATCGTCACATCCTTTAACTATGGTGACCGCGCCACGCTGTCGATTGCCGGCTCTGAAATGGCAAAAGATATCGGCCTTGATCCGGTGGGCATGGGTTACGTTTTCTCCGCATTCTCATGGGCCTACGTCATCGGGCAAATTCCAGGCGGCTGGCTTCTGGACCGTTTTGGCTCTAAACGTGTCTATTTCTGGTCCATCTTTATCTGGTCTGCATTTACCCTTTTGCAGGGCTTTGTCGATGTTTTCAACGGTTTTGGCATTATCGTCGCGCTCTTTACGCTGCGCTTCCTGGTAGGCCTGGCAGAAGCGCCTTCCTTCCCGGGAAACAGTCGTATTGTCGCGGCCTGGTTCCCGGCGCAGGAGAGGGGAACGGCGGTGGCGATTTTTAACTCCGCCCAATATTTCGCCACGGTGATCTTCGCACCCATTATGGGCTGGCTGACGCACGAAGTGGGCTGGTCGCACGTCTTCTTCTTTATGGGCGGGCTAGGGATCATCATTAGCTTCGTCTGGCTGAAAGTGATCCACGAACCGAATCAGCATCCTGGCGTAAACAAGAAAGAGCTGGAGTACATTGCGGAAGGTGGTGCGCTGATCAACATGGATCAGAAGTCCGGGAAAGTAAAAGTCCCGTTCAGCCAGAAATGGGCGCAGATCAAACAGCTTGTCGGTACGCGGATGATGATCGGCATCTATCTGGGCCAGTACTGTATCAACGCGCTAACCTACTTTTTCATCACCTGGTTCCCGGTGTACCTGGTGCAGGCGCGAGGTATGTCGATCCTGAAAGCGGGATTTGTTGCTTCGATCCCGGCGATCTGCGGCTTTATCGGTGGCGTGCTCGGCGGGGTGATATCCGACTGGCTGATGCGCCGCACCGGATCGCTGAACATCGCGCGTAAAACGCCGATTGTGCTCGGCATGCTGCTCTCCATGACTATGGTGTTCTGCAACTACGTCAGCGCCGAGTGGATGGTTATCGGCTTTATGGCGATGGCCTTCTTCGGCAAAGGCATTGGCGCGCTGGGCTGGGCGGTGATGGCGGATACCGCGCCAAAAGAGATCAGCGGCCTGAGCGGCGGTCTTTTCAATATGTTCGGCAACATTTCCGGGATTGTTACGCCAATCGCGATTGGCTACATCGTTGGTACGACGAGGTCATTCAACGGTGCACTGATCTACGTCGGCGTGCATGCGCTGGTGGCAGTCCTGAGTTACCTGGTGCTGGTGGGGGATATCAAACGTATTGAACTCAAACCCGTAGTGGAGCGTGGCTGA
- a CDS encoding flavodoxin — protein MAEVGIFVGTMYGNSLLVAEEAEAILASQGHKATVYEDPELADWEKYKDKYILVVTSTTGQGDLPDSIVPLFQGIKDQLGYQPDVHYGIIALGDSSYANFCGGGKQFDALLQEQSAQRVGEMLLIDAGEHPEPESESNPWVEQWATLLK, from the coding sequence ATGGCTGAAGTAGGCATTTTTGTCGGCACTATGTACGGCAACTCACTGCTGGTAGCGGAAGAGGCTGAGGCGATTCTGGCAAGCCAGGGCCATAAAGCCACGGTCTATGAAGACCCGGAACTGGCAGACTGGGAAAAGTACAAAGATAAATACATTCTGGTGGTGACGTCCACTACCGGGCAGGGCGATCTGCCGGACAGCATCGTGCCACTTTTCCAGGGCATTAAAGACCAGCTTGGCTATCAGCCGGACGTTCACTACGGCATCATTGCCCTGGGCGATAGCTCTTACGCAAACTTCTGCGGCGGCGGCAAGCAGTTTGATGCGCTCCTGCAGGAACAGAGCGCCCAGCGCGTCGGCGAGATGCTGCTGATTGATGCCGGTGAGCATCCTGAACCGGAAAGCGAATCGAACCCGTGGGTCGAGCAGTGGGCTACGCTCCTGAAATAG
- the truC gene encoding tRNA pseudouridine(65) synthase TruC, whose amino-acid sequence MTLEILYQDEWLVAVNKPSGWLVHRSWLDRDEKVVVMQTVRDQIGQHVFTAHRLDRPTSGVLLMGLSSEAGRLLSQQFEQHQIQKRYHAIVRGWLTDAATLDYPLVEELDKIADKFARDDKGPQPAVTDYRGMATTEMPVATSKFPTTRYSLVELLPKTGRKHQLRRHLAHLRHPIIGDSKHGDLRQNRSAAEHFGCNRLMLHASELSLTHPFTGEPLNIRAGLDDVWMQALSQFGWLGQLPENERVEFVSVNVQDEQ is encoded by the coding sequence ATGACGCTTGAGATCCTCTATCAGGACGAGTGGCTGGTGGCGGTGAATAAACCGTCTGGCTGGCTGGTGCACCGCAGCTGGCTGGATCGCGACGAGAAAGTGGTCGTGATGCAGACCGTACGCGACCAGATTGGTCAGCATGTTTTTACCGCCCATCGTCTCGACAGACCGACCTCCGGCGTGCTGCTGATGGGGCTTTCCAGCGAGGCGGGACGTCTGCTGTCTCAGCAGTTCGAACAGCACCAGATCCAGAAACGCTACCACGCGATCGTGCGCGGCTGGCTGACGGACGCCGCCACGCTCGACTATCCGCTGGTAGAGGAGCTGGATAAAATCGCCGATAAATTTGCCCGCGATGACAAAGGCCCGCAGCCTGCCGTGACGGATTATCGCGGCATGGCGACCACAGAAATGCCGGTGGCAACCAGCAAATTCCCCACTACGCGCTACAGCCTGGTTGAGCTTTTGCCCAAAACCGGGCGTAAACACCAGCTGCGACGCCATCTTGCGCACCTGCGCCACCCGATTATTGGCGACAGCAAGCACGGCGATCTGCGCCAGAATCGCAGCGCGGCCGAGCATTTTGGCTGTAACCGACTGATGTTACACGCCAGCGAGCTTAGCCTGACCCACCCGTTTACCGGCGAACCGCTGAATATCCGTGCAGGGCTGGACGATGTCTGGATGCAGGCGCTGTCACAGTTTGGCTGGCTGGGGCAACTCCCCGAAAATGAAAGGGTTGAGTTTGTATCTGTCAACGTTCAGGATGAACAGTAA
- a CDS encoding YqcC family protein, whose protein sequence is MTQHDSIRAQLHAIEALLRQHQLWQETAPQPEAFASTQPFCLDTLAPFEWLQWVLIPRMHALLEGGHPLPQAFAVSPYYEMALEATHPARAVMLVELEKLDALFAGEDA, encoded by the coding sequence ATGACGCAACACGATAGCATTCGTGCTCAGTTGCACGCCATCGAAGCCCTTTTGCGCCAACATCAGCTGTGGCAAGAGACCGCGCCGCAGCCGGAAGCGTTCGCCAGCACCCAGCCATTTTGTCTGGATACCCTGGCCCCGTTCGAGTGGCTCCAGTGGGTGTTAATTCCGCGCATGCACGCGCTGCTGGAAGGCGGTCATCCGCTGCCGCAGGCGTTTGCGGTCTCTCCCTATTATGAAATGGCCCTTGAGGCGACGCACCCTGCGCGCGCGGTCATGCTGGTTGAGCTGGAAAAACTGGATGCCCTGTTTGCCGGTGAAGATGCATGA
- the syd gene encoding SecY-interacting protein codes for MDIETANALTTFTTRYCDAWHEKHGTWPQSAELYGVPSPCIISSQDDYVIWQPKPSTAGQNVNAVERAMDIVVQPAVHAFYVTQFAGDMPARLGDLTLTLLQTWNEDDLQRVQENLIGHLVTQKRLKLSPTLFIATLDSDLDVISVCNLSGEVIKETIGTRNRETLAPSLADFLTRLEPLL; via the coding sequence GTGGACATCGAAACTGCAAATGCCCTTACTACCTTCACGACCCGCTATTGCGATGCGTGGCATGAAAAGCATGGAACGTGGCCGCAAAGTGCTGAATTATATGGCGTACCGTCACCGTGCATTATCTCTTCTCAGGATGATTATGTTATCTGGCAGCCGAAGCCGAGTACCGCCGGGCAAAATGTAAATGCGGTTGAACGGGCTATGGACATTGTGGTACAACCAGCGGTTCACGCGTTTTACGTCACGCAATTTGCAGGGGATATGCCCGCTCGCTTGGGTGATTTGACGCTGACGCTGTTGCAGACCTGGAACGAAGACGATCTGCAGCGTGTTCAGGAAAACCTGATTGGTCATCTGGTCACGCAAAAACGCCTTAAGCTTTCTCCGACGCTCTTTATTGCTACGCTCGACAGTGACCTGGATGTGATTTCCGTCTGTAACCTGTCTGGCGAAGTGATTAAAGAGACCATCGGCACCCGCAATCGCGAGACCCTCGCCCCTTCACTTGCGGATTTCCTTACCCGACTTGAGCCTCTTCTGTAA
- the queF gene encoding NADPH-dependent 7-cyano-7-deazaguanine reductase QueF (Catalyzes the NADPH-dependent reduction of 7-cyano-7-deazaguanine (preQ0) to 7-aminomethyl-7-deazaguanine (preQ1) in queuosine biosynthesis), giving the protein MSYENHQALTGLTLGKSTDYRDTYDASLLQGVPRSLNRDPLGLHADALPFVGGDIWTLYEISWLNARGLPQVAVGHVELDYASQNLVESKSFKLYLNSFNQTKFNHWDEVQQTLERDLTACAQGQVSVSLYRLHELEGQPIAHFNGTCIDDQDIEVENYEFSADYLENAASGKVVEETLVSHLLKSNCLITHQPDWGSVQIQYRGPKIDREKLLRYLVSFRHHNEFHEQCVERIFSDIQRFCQPEKLSVYARYTRRGGLDINPWRTNTDFVPATGRLVRQ; this is encoded by the coding sequence ATGTCTTACGAAAATCATCAGGCGTTAACCGGCTTAACGCTGGGTAAATCGACCGATTACCGCGATACCTACGATGCAAGCCTGCTGCAGGGTGTGCCGCGCAGCCTGAACCGCGATCCTCTGGGATTGCACGCGGACGCACTACCGTTCGTGGGCGGCGATATCTGGACGCTGTATGAAATCTCCTGGCTCAACGCGCGCGGCCTGCCGCAGGTGGCGGTCGGACACGTTGAGCTGGATTACGCCAGCCAGAATCTGGTGGAATCCAAGAGCTTTAAGCTCTATCTCAACAGTTTCAACCAGACCAAATTTAATCACTGGGATGAGGTTCAGCAGACGCTGGAACGCGATTTAACCGCCTGTGCTCAGGGTCAGGTCAGCGTTTCGCTATATCGCCTGCACGAACTGGAAGGGCAGCCGATCGCCCACTTCAACGGAACCTGCATTGACGATCAGGATATCGAGGTGGAGAATTATGAATTCAGCGCCGATTACCTCGAAAACGCGGCGAGCGGCAAGGTGGTTGAAGAGACGCTGGTCAGCCATCTGCTGAAATCCAACTGTCTGATTACCCACCAGCCGGACTGGGGTTCGGTACAGATCCAGTATCGCGGCCCGAAAATCGATCGCGAAAAGCTGCTGCGCTATCTGGTGTCGTTCCGCCATCACAACGAATTCCACGAGCAGTGCGTGGAGCGTATTTTTAGTGATATCCAGCGTTTCTGCCAGCCAGAGAAGTTGAGCGTTTACGCGCGCTATACCCGACGTGGTGGGCTGGACATTAACCCGTGGCGCACCAACACTGATTTTGTGCCAGCGACGGGTCGCCTGGTACGTCAATAA
- the ppnN gene encoding nucleotide 5'-monophosphate nucleosidase PpnN — translation MITHISPLGSMDMLSQLEVDMLKRTASSDLYQLFRNCSLAVLNSGSLTDNSKELLSRFESFDINVLRRERGVKLEVINPPEEAFVDGRIIRSLQANLFAVLRDILFVNGQIHNAGRFQHLDLESSVHITNLVFSILRNARALHVGEAPNMVVCWGGHSINETEYLYARRVGTQLGLRELNICTGCGPGAMEAPMKGAAVGHAQQRYKEGRFIGMTEPSIIAAEPPNPLVNELIIMPDIEKRLEAFVRIAHGIIIFPGGVGTAEELLYLLGILMNPANKDQVLPLILTGPKESADYFRVLDEFIVHTLGETARRHYRIIIDDAAEVARQMKKAMPLVKENRRDTGDAYSFNWSIRIAPDLQIPFEPTHENMANLKLYPDQPVEVLAADLRRAFSGIVAGNVKEMGIRAIEQYGPYKIHGDREMMRRMDDMLQGFVAQHRMKLPGSAYIPCYEICT, via the coding sequence TTGATTACACATATTAGCCCGCTTGGCTCAATGGATATGTTGTCGCAGCTGGAAGTGGACATGCTTAAACGCACGGCCAGCAGCGATTTGTATCAATTGTTTCGTAACTGTTCACTTGCCGTACTGAACTCCGGAAGCCTGACAGATAACAGTAAAGAACTGCTGTCCCGCTTCGAAAGCTTTGATATCAACGTGCTGCGCCGCGAGCGCGGCGTGAAACTGGAAGTGATCAACCCGCCAGAAGAGGCCTTTGTTGACGGGCGTATCATTCGTTCCCTTCAGGCCAACCTGTTTGCCGTACTGCGTGACATCCTGTTTGTTAACGGGCAGATCCACAACGCAGGCCGTTTCCAGCATCTCGATCTGGAAAGCTCGGTCCATATTACCAACCTGGTATTCTCTATTCTGCGCAACGCACGTGCCCTGCACGTTGGCGAAGCCCCGAACATGGTGGTCTGCTGGGGCGGTCACTCGATTAACGAAACCGAATATCTCTATGCCCGCCGGGTAGGAACGCAGCTTGGCCTGCGTGAGCTGAATATCTGTACCGGCTGTGGTCCTGGGGCAATGGAAGCGCCAATGAAAGGTGCCGCGGTGGGTCATGCGCAGCAGCGTTACAAAGAGGGTCGGTTTATCGGCATGACCGAGCCGTCAATCATTGCCGCTGAGCCGCCTAACCCACTGGTGAACGAGCTGATTATCATGCCGGATATCGAGAAACGCCTGGAGGCGTTTGTCCGTATCGCGCACGGTATTATCATCTTCCCGGGCGGCGTGGGCACGGCGGAAGAGCTGCTCTATCTGCTGGGTATTCTGATGAACCCGGCCAACAAAGATCAGGTTCTGCCGCTGATCCTGACCGGGCCAAAAGAGAGCGCAGACTACTTCCGCGTGCTGGACGAGTTTATCGTGCATACGCTGGGAGAAACCGCGCGTCGTCACTACCGCATCATCATCGATGACGCGGCGGAAGTGGCGCGTCAGATGAAAAAAGCGATGCCGCTGGTGAAAGAGAATCGTCGTGATACCGGCGATGCTTACAGCTTCAACTGGTCAATTCGTATTGCGCCCGATCTGCAGATCCCGTTTGAGCCTACCCATGAAAATATGGCGAACCTCAAACTCTACCCGGACCAGCCGGTGGAAGTGCTGGCTGCCGATCTGCGTCGCGCCTTCTCCGGGATTGTCGCGGGGAACGTGAAAGAGATGGGCATTCGCGCGATTGAGCAGTATGGTCCGTACAAGATCCACGGTGACCGGGAGATGATGCGTCGCATGGATGACATGCTTCAGGGCTTTGTGGCCCAACACCGTATGAAGTTGCCGGGCTCAGCCTATATTCCGTGCTACGAAATCTGCACGTAA